TCTGTGGTGACGCTGAACCGTTTGCAAAGCACGCCCGACTGGTCTACCATGATCGGCCCGGCGACGAGGTTCGAAAACGGGCGGCGTGGGGCGATAGCGCCCGCGAGTCGGTCATCAAGGGCTGTGGCGGGACGGCCGAAGACCACGATATCGACGCGGCAGCCATCCGGAACCACTTCGACAGCGACCGGTACGCCGACGTGGATATCGCGACGCCGCTTGAGGGCTACACTGAGTTCGAGAACGCGTCCGACACACAGTTCGCTGACGATCTCGACGAGCGACTGGAGGCGCTAGGCTACAAATGACAACGATACCCGACACCGAACTGGTCCTCGTGGTCGCCGCCGACGAAAACAACGTCATCGGTCTGGACGGCGGCGTCCCATGGCACTACCCAGAGGACGTTCGACAGTACAAGCACCGCATCGCAGGGCACCCTGTCATCCTCGGTCGACGGACGTTCGATTCGATGGACCCGCTCACGGACTGTTATACCGTCGTCCTGACGAGCGACGACAGCCGAAGCGCCGAGTCAGAGACTGTCGAGTACGCCACAAATCCCCGGATAGCGGTCGACGCCGCCGCCCGCGCCGGCGCGACCGAGGCCGTTGCCGGCGACGGCACTGGAGCGAATGACTCGCCGCCCGTCACCTACGTCATCGGCGGCGAGGCGGTGTACGACCTGTTCCTCCCGTTTGCCGGCCGGGTGTTCCTCAGCCGTATCCACGAACGCAACGAGGGGGACCGATACTTCCCGGATCTGGGTGCGGAGTGGACGGAGCTGTCCCGGGAGTCGTACGAGGGGTTCGACGTCATCGAATACGAGCAGGCGTCGCCACGGCCGCTCGATGACCTCTGACCGTCCGTCAGCGAGGGCGATCCTCTGTAACTGTCTGTGGCCTGAAAACCACAGCTGTTAAAGTAATTCAAATGACTACTATCCTGCAACAGCTCGCGATGCTAGACAAAATCAAAGAATCCGTCTCGGATGTACTCTCGGGTGGGAAGCGGCAGTCTGACAACGGACCACGGAACGGAACAGTGACCGAGAACCGCGTTCAGGCTGGCTCTGTCGGCGACGACGGCGCGGACGCAGCCGACGAACCTGAATCGAATCTCTACGAGTGCCCCTCCTGTGACGCTGTTTTCGTCGCTATCGACAAAGAGACCTGCGCCTCCTGTCGGACCCCAGTCGAGCGAATCGAATAGCCGGGTCTGTGGCGGTGCAGTCAGCGTTTCCGGTACTGGAAGCAGGTCCGAACGGGACAGCTACTTGCCGTGGGTAGCCGCTGCGGGCAGGCAAGGCGGGGTTCCACAGCCTTATCGGCACGATCATGCCTGCGGCCCCAGCGTCACTGTTCGAGGGAGGACGACCCGATGGTTTTAACCACGTGACTCCCGGATGTGCGGGTAATGGCTTTTGAGGAACTCTTGGAGGACCCCGTCATACAGAAGTACCTCCACGAGCTGGTCGGACCGAAAGGGATGCCGGTCGCCGCCGCGCCGCCGGACGGCGAAGTGACCGACGAGGAACTGGCCGAGGAGCTCGGACTCGAACTGAACGACGTACGCAGAGCGCTGTTTATCCTCTACGAGAACGACCTCGCGACCTATCGTCGGCTCCGCGACGAGGACTCCGGATGGCTCACGTACCTCTGGACGTTCCAGTACGAGAAAATCCCCGAACAACTGCAAGAGGAGATGCACCGCCTGCTTGATGGCCTCGAAGAGCGCCGCGAGTACGAGCGTGAAAACGAGTTCTACCTCTGTGAACACTGCGGCATCCGCTTCGAGTTCGGCGAGGCGATGGAGTTCGGCTTCGACTGCCCCGAATGTGGTAATCAGGTCGAAACAATGGAGAACACCCGTCTCGTCACCGCGATGGAGAATCGCCTCGAAGAACTCAGAGACGAACTGAACGCTGACGTGGACGTGGAAGCCTGATGGTCGTTCTCGGTACAAAAGTGTACGTCGCCGGCGACGCCCGGGACCGTACGCTCGACGGACTGCGCTCGATGGTCGGCAACGAACTCGGCGACCTCGACGTAGAGTACGATATCAGTCTTCGGGACGACGA
The Haloarcula sp. CBA1129 genome window above contains:
- a CDS encoding dihydrofolate reductase; translated protein: MTTIPDTELVLVVAADENNVIGLDGGVPWHYPEDVRQYKHRIAGHPVILGRRTFDSMDPLTDCYTVVLTSDDSRSAESETVEYATNPRIAVDAAARAGATEAVAGDGTGANDSPPVTYVIGGEAVYDLFLPFAGRVFLSRIHERNEGDRYFPDLGAEWTELSRESYEGFDVIEYEQASPRPLDDL
- the tfe gene encoding transcription factor E, encoding MAFEELLEDPVIQKYLHELVGPKGMPVAAAPPDGEVTDEELAEELGLELNDVRRALFILYENDLATYRRLRDEDSGWLTYLWTFQYEKIPEQLQEEMHRLLDGLEERREYERENEFYLCEHCGIRFEFGEAMEFGFDCPECGNQVETMENTRLVTAMENRLEELRDELNADVDVEA